The region TCTTTTTCCCAAATCACTTTGTGCTTATGCCGCCATCTTTCTGGCCATGTCCCATGATCCTGAACCTTCACAAGACAGTAACCATCACGATCAATTCTTTCAGATCCCACAGGCTTATAATTTAGAGGCGTCTCACCTTTCTTAAAAGAACCACTATTTCCGCCCACATTGAACATTCCCTTTGTCCCTTTGTTGATAGGAACGTGTCCTTTCTCAAAGTACCCATTTAATCCACTATCGATATGATTTCTATTTTTCCATGCTTTCACTTGAGAAGTAATAAAAGTCGATCCGAACGTCTTATTCAATAAATCAGTAAGTTCTTTATTAGATCGCTTGGCTGCGTTAGCTCTTATAAAATCTTTTTGCTCTTCGGTAAATAATCCCCGACTCAGACCTTTCTTATTCGTTGGCACGTTACTTCTGATCTTGTGATTAGATTTGTATCTCCTGATCTCTTCAGCTGTGACATTTGTACCAAATTTTGCATTGAACAATGCTGCAATTTCTGAGTTGTACCTTCCTAATGCAATTTCTCTTACATACTCACCCTGTTCTTTCGTATATCGCATAAAATCACTCCAACATCTCAGGAATATCTTTTTCAATTCGGTGCTCTGAAAAAACTTCCTTCGCTCGAATCGCTGTATTTGCATTATTAATGATTTGGCCAGCTATTCCTTTCATTGCCTGAGCTCTCTTGATTTCTTCATCTAGTTGCTCTCCTGTGAGCCCATCATCATTCAATCTTTCAAGCTGTTCAAACAAATGGTTATTCAAATCAATTAATTTATTTTTTACCATATTTTTACCTCCAAATATTTTTCAAAGAGGATCAAAGCTGATCCCCTTTCTATGCTACTTGCTTTATGAAATGAACAAGATTTTTCTTCAATAACTGTTTTTGAGAATCCGTCAAGCTATCTAAAATATCTTGATCTGCAAAGTCCTCAAT is a window of Enterococcus wangshanyuanii DNA encoding:
- a CDS encoding HNH endonuclease signature motif containing protein gives rise to the protein MRYTKEQGEYVREIALGRYNSEIAALFNAKFGTNVTAEEIRRYKSNHKIRSNVPTNKKGLSRGLFTEEQKDFIRANAAKRSNKELTDLLNKTFGSTFITSQVKAWKNRNHIDSGLNGYFEKGHVPINKGTKGMFNVGGNSGSFKKGETPLNYKPVGSERIDRDGYCLVKVQDHGTWPERWRHKHKVIWEKENGPIPAGHVLMFSDGNKENIRLDNLLLITQNQLLQMNRNGWIGEDREITETGLLLADLVSRLAEKKRSRKKRKVKERY